GATTCAGCATCCCTTTCTGATCGCACAGAAACACCGTATCCTTCAGTTCTTTTTCTGCATGTTGCAAGGAGATCTCCCCCATCTATTGTCTTTTTTCTATGACATGTTATAATCTATATTGTAGCAGATTTACGGGGCATTAGCTCAGCTGGGAGAGTGTCACGCTGGCAGTGTGAAGGTCACCGGTTCGAACCCGGTATGCTCCATCTTACGTAAACCCTTTCAAATCAATGTTTGAGAGGGTTTTTTATTGTCTTTTGTGTTGATGAAAAAGCCTTAAAAATGACTGTTGATGTAAATTTGATGTAAAACTTGAAGTGAATTAATGATAAGTTGTGCAAAATGGTATTAAAAGAACGGAAAGCATTGGGATACATCCTCCAGCTTGTCATATCATGATCTACGTTAATTTATGTAAATTTGTGCTAATTTTTATTGATTGATGTTGATTCACTTTAAAAACTATGTATAATAGGAAATGTAACAAACATAATATATAGCAGGGCAGTAATGCCATGTGTTAAGATAGCGACACATTCCCGAGCTCTAGGGACTCTAATATTAGAGCATCTTTACCCGTCCTGGCTGAGGATAGATATAAATTAGCCGAGCTATCAATTTAATAATTTTGTAATTACAAAATAGTCCTGATTATATGTCAGGGCTATTTTTTTACCTTAAAGCAGGTGATACTATTGGATGCCAAGACATTTGCAAGCTTATTAGACCCACCCACACTTGATCAAATAGATCTAGTGTTACTTATCGATTATTACGAAGCATATTTAGCACCATACATATATGAATTCGAATTAGAGAATGGCGATATTATCGAACTGAAGTTTAATGTCGATAACTTTTGCCACTTGATAGGAATACACAAACCTGCTGAAAAAAAGTTTGGCGGGAATTCCTATAAGGTTTATAACTATAAAGGTTCGAAGGGCTATCGTCGTATTAAAAATGGGGAAATAACCAAAATAACACTAAAGAACCTGAATAAAAGTGCATATAAAGCTATGCGTGATAAGATGGTTTATTTTTATTTAATTCATAGACTCTTAGAAACACCTAAAGCTGTTTTTTATACGCGGCCTATAAATAACGTTAAAGCGGTGGATATTTTCTTCTATGAAAAGAATGAGAAAGTTTTCATGCACTTGGGGATTATCAAACATAGTAAACAAAACTTTTTTGTTCCTTCAACAGTTATTGTGGAGAGAATAACAGAATACTCTAAGGGTGACAAGTATATAAATGGACAGACCCCTGTAGCGATAACAAAAATATTAAAAACTAAAGATGGTATAGAGGTTTCAGGTTAAAAGGATTTTTAATATATTATATGACTATAAAAAACGGGAAGCACTGGGAATGATTCCTGATGCTTCACCGTTTTATTTTGTGTTTTTCTTTCCTGAAAACAACCCTTCGAAAGTATCACCGGCCATCTTGTCGGCAGTTCTCAAAACATGTCCGTAAGTATCCATCGTGATACGAATTGAACTGTGTCCAAAACGTTCGGATATAACTTTGGCATGGATGTTCTGAGCAATTAGCAAGCTGGCGGACGTGTGGCGAATATCGTGAAGCCGGATGTATCTGAATTCAGTTCTATCCGTGAATCGTTTCCACCAGGTTGATGGGGTAGTAGGGTAGAAATGTGTTCCATCGTCGTTGCAGAACACCCACGATCTATTATGTTCCACCCACTTATCACCCATGAGCAGTTTAGTTTTGTTCCATTCCACTTTAAACCTTCTCAAATCGTCCACAACGGACGGGGCGAGCGTGACAAGCCTATTGGACGTTTTTGATTTAGGCGGCTTGATAACAGGCCCATTGCGCGTATTTACGATGGTCTGGGATATGTCAATGATTCCATTCTCTAGATCAACATGCTTCCACTCTAAACCTAAGCCTTCTCCTCTTCGTAATCCACCGACAATCAGCAACGTCATGAACATTCTCCAATGGCTGCTTTCCCCTTCCAGTAGATTGAGCAGCAGGGAAACTTCCTCAAATTCATATACACTCATCGGCTTGGATTCTTCGTTTTTGTTCCTCGGCTTGCGAATCCCATCCATCGGGTCCTCTTTTATAAACCGTTTTGTTTTTGCGAATCTAAAGAGGCTTTTTAACGTGTTGTATACGCTCTGTTGAGAAGTTACGGCGAGTGGTTTTTTAGATCCGTCTTTCCTTTTCAGATTGTGCAACAAGTCATCTAATAGCGCTGTAGTTACGTCCTGCAAATACCAATGACCAATCACCGGCAAAATATGAGTGTCCAAAATGGATAAATGGTTGGTGATGGTCGTTTCTGACATTTCTTTGAAAGCATATTTCACTTTCCATTCTTCGCTCAATGCTGAGACTTTCATTTTCCCTGGTACGATATACGCTCCAGAAAGTGCCTCTTGTTTGAACTTCAAATACTCGTGTTTTAGGTGCTCTTCCAACCGCTTAGGGGTCATTTTTTCGGTTACAGTATACGTCATAGTTGCCCGTTTATATTTCCCGTCTGCACCTTTTCCTAAGCTAACGGTAAAGAAGTATGAATTAGCTCCTCGTGGTTGAATGTTAGCCAACTAAATCACTCCACATCTAATTATTAATAATTCTATTCAATATTGTTCAGGTCTTTATAGAATTTGGGCAGATTTCTTGATTTGGTTAATGTCACAATCATACTTAACCAGTTAGGATAAGGCAAACTGAATATTTCCTTTAAATGTAATATGTTGATTGAAAAGTCTTTTTCAGAGATTCGCTATAATAGTTAACGGGTTCAGTTGATGGGGAGTAGACAATAAAAAGCACAGCGTTTGGGGACACAATTCACATATGAATTGGTATCCCTATTTTTGATGTTAAATCAACATTTAGGTGCTTTATATTGAAGTATTGGTACAACAATTGCCAGACGAATTAGCAACAGCGCAAAAAATTATGTGCCTTTGTTAAATCCTTTGATAATTCCGTTGTTAAAACGCTTCCTAATTGGATATTAGAAAGAAAATATAGAGAAATTTATGCTAAAATAAACTGAAGATTAAGAGATGATGATCTTCAACTAACGGAGCAGCATTCCTGTTTGAAGGAATTGCACCATCTTGAAAGAAAAAGAGTCCTCTTGTATGATGCTGAGTGTCAACGTCGAAATTGACTCATCATCTAACAGGAGGACTACTCTATGAATTCTAAATGGAATGATAAGCTAAATCAAGTGACTGACAACACATTAATTGTACATTGGGCTACTGAGACGGCTCAATGTTCTTATTGAACTAACGGGGCAGGTTAGTTGAATAAGGAAGTAGTAATTATTATGGGTTATACCGATTTTTAATGGGGCAAATTATATATGAATGAAAAACAAAATACTTTTACAAACCCTGAAAAATGTATAGGATTACTGGACAAAAGCAGTTGTTGATGGCTTAAATCCTAAAACCATAAATTTTAGGCATATTCAGATAAAATGAATATGTCTATTTATTTTTTTGGAAATCTTGTAACGTTTTCATAGTTCGTTAGTTATTTAAGTGAAGGAGGGGAGAAAGTGAACTTTGAGGAAATTTATCAAGCGTATTTTCATGATGTTTACTTATATACAAAGTCTTTGGTAGCTGACAAGAATATAGCAGAAGAAATTACACAAGAGACATTTTTTAAGGCACTGAAATCATTTCATCAATTTGATGGCAAAAAAGATGTAAGGGCATGGCTTTTCACAATCGCTAAAAATACATATTTTACACAATACAAAAAGCAGCAACGCGAGATAAATATTGAAGAAAATTCAGTGCGAAAGGATGTCCAACTTGTAGATTATTTAGTGAATGAAGAGCGAGCGTTGATGATTCATCGATTTTTACACGCAATGAAAGAGCCGTATAAAGAAGTTTTCTCCCTTCGAACATTTGGTGAGCTTTCTTTTGAGGCAATAGGGCATTTATTTGGAAAAAGTGATGGCTGGGCTAGAGTAACGTATTACCGTGCAAAAAAGAAAATAACAGCGTATATGGAGGCGAAACAAGATGAGGGATATTAAATGTACAGTCATTCAAGATTTGCTGCCACTTTATGTAGATGAGGTAGTAAGTGATGATACGAAATCGTTAGTTAATGAGCATTTACTTACATGTGAGAATTGTAGAAATGAATATGAGCAAATGAAAGGAACGCTTTATGTACCAATTGAAAATAAAGACACTTTGTTCAGTCAGCTTAAGAAACGATGGAATCGCAAAAAATGGCTTCTTATTTTTGGATCAGTTTTAACGACCACATTAATAGGGTTTGCACTATTTTCATTCATATTTCATTACTCAAAGCCAATTCCTTATACAGCAGAATTGTTTGAGCTTGAAGAAACGGCAGATGGAACGCTTGTTTTAAATTATTTTGGAGAAAGTCATGCAGGAACGTATACGACACACCCTTTAGAAGTTGAAATAGATGGGGAAGTAAAAAACATTAGCTTAATTTATTATGTTAAAACAATCGCCCATTCGCCTACTAGTAACTTTTTACGAGAGGATAAAAGAATTGGACCTGATCGATTAGAGTTAGTAGATAGTGAAGCTGTTGATGCAGTTTACTATGGGTACTTTGATCTTGACTTTGATCTTGATAAAGTAACCAAAGAAGGGCAAACATGGGAAGAACTTTTACAACAAATGACGTTGATTTGGGAGAGGTAAATAGGAAGTAAATTAAAAAAGATTGTGAAGTATTGTACTTAAAGTAACGGGTGCTTTAGTTCAATAAGGATAGTGAAATATATAGCAAAAAAACGCTCAAATTGGGCATTTTTACTTGTTTTCTATATAGCGATTTCACTGTTGAAATAGATGCTGATTGACTTGTTAATTATGTTGTTAATTGCACTTTTCTCCCCTCAACCGAACCCGTTATATATTATAACGATAGCTTTAATATTTTTTATCACGAGAAACTTGATTAATAATGATCTTTCTAGTACTATAGTAAGTAATAGAGTAACCATGAATTAATCACGATTTAGTGAGAGTTATAAACAATTAATCCGGTATACGGGCCTCTTGTTGGAGGATAAAGATCACCCCGCTACCAGTGTGTCCAAATGAATAATTAATAGAGTGCATCAAGCTTAGCGTATCATTCGCCAAGCTTTTTTTATTTTATTTCACTACTCTATAAAAATTCAGGAGGTGCCACGCTATGGCATATGTATTCGGATACTCACTCACAGCTAAGACTGAACGGATATTGAAACTTTTAATATCATATCGAGGGATGACCGCCCGTCAAATGGCTCATATATACTTTGGAACTCATCAGATTAATCTTTCGCAAGAAAAGTCTATCTATAATGATTTGGCTAAATTAAAGAAGCAGGGATTGGTCAAATCCATGCGCCTGCAGCAAAATGTTTCAAAAGGTTCTTTGTATTATTTAACCCCGTCAGGATACGACTGTACGAAGGATTTGCTTAACATTCATCAAGGACAATCCGGTTTTGGTTGGATGCCGTCAGACTTCGGCGATTATGATGTCGCTGATTTATCCTATGAGCTTTATCAGCCACCTTTAAAACAGGTTGCACATCATTTAATGCTGATTGACTTCTTTATTCAATTGTACGCTGCTAGTGATGATTTGTTTGAAGTGATACCCCACCGCCATAACTTATATGCAGCAAAGAAATACAATACGGCTGAAGGAATTCAACAATATCGGCCAGATGCTGAAATTAGTATTGATGGGAAGTTGTATACTGTGGAAATCGATCGTGCCACAGAATCGCACGAGCAGTTGCTGCAGAAGTTTATAACATACAGGCGTTATTTTGATGCGCATGTTAACAAAAAAAATGAAGAATTACCTGTGGGCATTCTGTTCGTTGTGGAATCTCGAAGAAGGGATCAAGGTATACGTAGACGCTGGCATAATATCCTTAGCGCTTTCTACAAAGCTCTATCCCCGTACAGCCAACAAGTAAATTTGATTATGACAACTATGGATCAGGTATCATCTACCCTCCACCTTGAACAAAAACGCTCGTTCTATCGAAAGCAGATAACGAAACACTTGAAAAGTTATTTAACAGAGAATCAAGAGGCTTATTTCTTGGGCTCCGAAGTACAAAAGAACCCATTAGTGGCTTGTGTTCGAGATTCACAATCCCAATACCGTATCTTATTTTGCGAAATAGTGCAGGAATTTGAAAGTTCCATCTACAGCAAGTTTACACAGTTTCAAAACAACGAACTGCAGACGTATATATCACGAAATCCAATTTCAAAATGGCAAGGATCAAAGTATCTTGACTATCGATGCGTGTTATTCTATCCTCAAGCAAAACCGGTCATTATAGATTCATTCAGCTCATACAAAGTGGATCCGCAACTGGATTATTCATTGTCATTGCTCTCTAGAAATCTTGATTTTCATTCCTTTAATCCGCTCTTAAATTTACGGGTCAGTTATTAAAGCTTCAATCATTAGTCTAATTAAATGGCGGATAAAGGTGCTGAAAAAGGAAAAACGGATTCAAGAACGTCCACAATGGGCGTTCTTTTTTAGGAGGATTTCAGTTTCATTTTGACGAATACGGGGTAGAGGAGGGTTGGAATTATGAATGAAAAGTATTTCGAGATG
The sequence above is drawn from the Sporosarcina luteola genome and encodes:
- a CDS encoding PBECR4 domain-containing protein; translation: MDAKTFASLLDPPTLDQIDLVLLIDYYEAYLAPYIYEFELENGDIIELKFNVDNFCHLIGIHKPAEKKFGGNSYKVYNYKGSKGYRRIKNGEITKITLKNLNKSAYKAMRDKMVYFYLIHRLLETPKAVFYTRPINNVKAVDIFFYEKNEKVFMHLGIIKHSKQNFFVPSTVIVERITEYSKGDKYINGQTPVAITKILKTKDGIEVSG
- a CDS encoding site-specific integrase — encoded protein: MANIQPRGANSYFFTVSLGKGADGKYKRATMTYTVTEKMTPKRLEEHLKHEYLKFKQEALSGAYIVPGKMKVSALSEEWKVKYAFKEMSETTITNHLSILDTHILPVIGHWYLQDVTTALLDDLLHNLKRKDGSKKPLAVTSQQSVYNTLKSLFRFAKTKRFIKEDPMDGIRKPRNKNEESKPMSVYEFEEVSLLLNLLEGESSHWRMFMTLLIVGGLRRGEGLGLEWKHVDLENGIIDISQTIVNTRNGPVIKPPKSKTSNRLVTLAPSVVDDLRRFKVEWNKTKLLMGDKWVEHNRSWVFCNDDGTHFYPTTPSTWWKRFTDRTEFRYIRLHDIRHTSASLLIAQNIHAKVISERFGHSSIRITMDTYGHVLRTADKMAGDTFEGLFSGKKNTK
- a CDS encoding RNA polymerase sigma factor, coding for MNFEEIYQAYFHDVYLYTKSLVADKNIAEEITQETFFKALKSFHQFDGKKDVRAWLFTIAKNTYFTQYKKQQREINIEENSVRKDVQLVDYLVNEERALMIHRFLHAMKEPYKEVFSLRTFGELSFEAIGHLFGKSDGWARVTYYRAKKKITAYMEAKQDEGY
- a CDS encoding zf-HC2 domain-containing protein: MRDIKCTVIQDLLPLYVDEVVSDDTKSLVNEHLLTCENCRNEYEQMKGTLYVPIENKDTLFSQLKKRWNRKKWLLIFGSVLTTTLIGFALFSFIFHYSKPIPYTAELFELEETADGTLVLNYFGESHAGTYTTHPLEVEIDGEVKNISLIYYVKTIAHSPTSNFLREDKRIGPDRLELVDSEAVDAVYYGYFDLDFDLDKVTKEGQTWEELLQQMTLIWER
- a CDS encoding replication-relaxation family protein → MAYVFGYSLTAKTERILKLLISYRGMTARQMAHIYFGTHQINLSQEKSIYNDLAKLKKQGLVKSMRLQQNVSKGSLYYLTPSGYDCTKDLLNIHQGQSGFGWMPSDFGDYDVADLSYELYQPPLKQVAHHLMLIDFFIQLYAASDDLFEVIPHRHNLYAAKKYNTAEGIQQYRPDAEISIDGKLYTVEIDRATESHEQLLQKFITYRRYFDAHVNKKNEELPVGILFVVESRRRDQGIRRRWHNILSAFYKALSPYSQQVNLIMTTMDQVSSTLHLEQKRSFYRKQITKHLKSYLTENQEAYFLGSEVQKNPLVACVRDSQSQYRILFCEIVQEFESSIYSKFTQFQNNELQTYISRNPISKWQGSKYLDYRCVLFYPQAKPVIIDSFSSYKVDPQLDYSLSLLSRNLDFHSFNPLLNLRVSY